In Alphaproteobacteria bacterium, the following proteins share a genomic window:
- a CDS encoding DUF427 domain-containing protein, which produces MPPYSGYEHNAVNSRGEPMDKNHLKAMIVEPYGHKARIEFGGETIAETSRGLLLLEKGVFPTIYFPLDDINQKFLEKTDHQTVCPYKGDASYWTIRAGGRTAENAVWTYAEPLPERPEIKGYAAFDFNGVDGTFVDGKLVRGHVRDPHKVISVDPLGKRLTATMAGKTIVDSTNVMVLHETGLQDRFYVPESDIAMEFMTPSTRQSVCTYKGDAIYHSLKIGDELAENIAWCYPEVWTDFSADVAKIKGYHSFYLTRFDSVEIDGEPMVFNDSASAMDKRMLERPTVDKTLKARQAGSA; this is translated from the coding sequence ATGCCTCCCTACAGCGGATATGAGCACAATGCGGTCAACAGCCGCGGTGAACCCATGGACAAGAATCATCTCAAGGCGATGATCGTCGAGCCCTATGGGCACAAGGCCCGTATCGAGTTCGGTGGCGAGACCATCGCCGAGACCAGCCGCGGCCTGCTGCTTCTGGAAAAGGGCGTCTTTCCGACCATTTACTTCCCGCTTGACGACATCAATCAGAAATTCCTAGAGAAAACCGACCATCAGACGGTCTGTCCCTACAAGGGCGATGCCAGCTACTGGACCATCAGGGCCGGCGGTCGCACCGCCGAAAATGCGGTGTGGACCTATGCGGAGCCTTTGCCGGAGCGTCCGGAAATCAAGGGCTATGCCGCGTTTGATTTCAATGGGGTGGACGGCACCTTCGTTGACGGCAAACTGGTACGTGGCCATGTGCGTGATCCGCACAAAGTCATTTCGGTCGATCCGCTGGGCAAGCGCCTGACCGCGACCATGGCCGGCAAGACCATTGTCGACAGCACCAACGTCATGGTGCTGCACGAAACCGGTCTGCAGGACCGCTTCTATGTGCCCGAGTCCGACATCGCCATGGAGTTCATGACGCCGAGCACCCGGCAGTCGGTCTGCACCTACAAAGGCGACGCCATCTATCACAGCCTCAAGATCGGCGACGAGCTGGCGGAAAACATCGCCTGGTGCTACCCGGAAGTGTGGACCGATTTCTCGGCCGACGTGGCCAAGATCAAGGGCTATCACTCCTTTTATCTGACCCGCTTCGACTCCGTCGAAATCGACGGCGAGCCCATGGTCTTTAACGACAGTGCGTCGGCCATGGACAAGCGCATGCTGGAGCGCCCGACAGTGGACAAGACCCTGAAGGCGCGGCAGGCGGGCAGCGCCTAG
- a CDS encoding alpha/beta hydrolase, producing MTFLFDGPALADVRIVLAHGAGAGQDSVILTALAARWAASGIAVMRFNFAYMDHIQRTGRRRPPPPVASLADEYMAAVHHADVLHGPAQIMLFAGKSMGARVAAAAAVTACPAGFAALGYPFHPAGRPAVRRDGALRALPCPGLVVQGSRDRLGLPGEVESYGLPGSVSLHWVAGADHDMKPRRRDGRTHDECLDEAAQAVVRFAGGLRHRYA from the coding sequence GTGACTTTCCTCTTTGACGGACCGGCCCTGGCGGATGTTCGCATCGTCCTGGCCCACGGCGCCGGCGCCGGGCAGGACAGCGTCATTCTGACGGCGCTGGCGGCCCGATGGGCGGCATCCGGTATTGCGGTCATGCGCTTCAATTTCGCCTACATGGACCACATTCAGCGGACCGGTCGCCGCCGCCCGCCACCGCCGGTGGCAAGCCTGGCGGATGAATATATGGCGGCGGTGCACCATGCCGACGTCCTGCACGGCCCGGCGCAGATCATGTTGTTCGCCGGCAAGTCCATGGGCGCCCGCGTCGCCGCCGCGGCGGCGGTGACCGCTTGTCCGGCAGGATTTGCCGCCCTGGGCTACCCGTTTCATCCGGCCGGGCGACCGGCTGTCCGGCGGGACGGGGCGCTGCGGGCGTTGCCTTGCCCTGGCCTGGTGGTGCAGGGCAGCCGCGACCGGCTGGGCCTGCCGGGCGAGGTTGAGTCCTATGGCCTGCCCGGATCGGTGTCGCTGCACTGGGTCGCCGGTGCGGACCATGACATGAAGCCGCGTCGCCGCGATGGTCGTACGCACGACGAGTGTCTGGACGAGGCGGCGCAGGCGGTTGTGCGTTTCGCCGGCGGTCTGCGACACAGATACGCCTGA
- a CDS encoding DMT family transporter translates to MPPALWGGLCALGWGTADFAARFTGRAVGPDSALFGMLLTGTLVLSVWVWLSGTVLVWPLGTLWLLGLSGVGIMLATLLLYGALARGPVTLVAPIVASYPVVVLLIAVVLGQRPSPLQWAAMALVMAGVVAVSRAGGRLAAIAVERPGEVRRTVLMALASSCGFGIAISAAQAAVPVYGDLQTVWAGRAISLLAILMLFAGRWRRPVVSAAWWPLVMLQGLLDSGAYLALFAGSSGAGAAIAAVVASAFGVVTVLLARVFLREAMSPLQWAGTAVVFAGVAVLTLAGAAA, encoded by the coding sequence ATGCCACCGGCATTGTGGGGAGGGTTGTGCGCGCTCGGTTGGGGCACGGCGGACTTTGCCGCCCGCTTCACCGGTCGGGCGGTCGGGCCGGACAGCGCTCTGTTCGGCATGCTGCTGACCGGAACGCTGGTCCTGTCGGTGTGGGTCTGGCTGTCCGGCACCGTCCTGGTCTGGCCGCTGGGCACGCTCTGGCTGCTGGGGCTCAGCGGCGTCGGCATAATGCTTGCCACATTGCTGCTTTATGGCGCCCTGGCGCGCGGACCGGTGACGCTGGTGGCGCCGATCGTCGCCAGCTATCCCGTGGTGGTTCTGCTCATTGCCGTGGTTCTGGGACAGCGTCCGTCGCCGCTGCAATGGGCAGCCATGGCGCTGGTGATGGCCGGTGTGGTCGCCGTATCACGGGCCGGCGGCCGGTTGGCGGCAATCGCCGTCGAGCGACCGGGCGAAGTGCGTCGCACGGTGCTGATGGCACTGGCGTCGTCATGCGGTTTCGGCATCGCTATTTCGGCCGCCCAGGCGGCGGTGCCGGTCTATGGCGATCTGCAGACCGTGTGGGCTGGCCGGGCCATCAGCCTTCTGGCGATCCTCATGCTGTTTGCCGGACGTTGGCGGCGACCGGTGGTCAGCGCTGCGTGGTGGCCGCTGGTCATGCTCCAGGGGTTGCTGGATTCCGGCGCCTATCTGGCCCTGTTTGCGGGCAGCAGCGGCGCCGGTGCAGCAATTGCCGCCGTCGTCGCATCGGCCTTTGGCGTGGTCACAGTCCTGCTGGCGCGTGTTTTCCTGCGGGAGGCCATGTCGCCACTGCAGTGGGCCGGCACGGCCGTGGTCTTTGCCGGGGTCGCCGTCCTGACACTCGCAGGTGCGGCAGCTTGA
- a CDS encoding ammonium transporter: MESQLDALTVIFTEFYYWLTIPLMFLIHIGFCMYEVGASRYKNHMHTLMKNTMLIPLVTVTFFFFGWWIYFVLPGGPGITGGLGTAPWAVPWSELMGPHNGGPPASDIVTADDTAFWSRINGVFWAAFLLFSWTAASIVSGAVIERIRSFAFWIAAVLIGSVTWIIDAAWGWHPEGWMVTELGYHDAYASGVIHAIAGGAALGLLVHLGPRIGKFRADGSPRNLLPHNPWLVAVGLFLIYAGFWGFYVACNVPIISSEDLGIPGTAFFTATNIYLTPTTLSAITFNFLLSLSGGLIAGYMVSRGDAFWTYSGGLAGIITASAGNDLYHPLQAFLIGAAGTWVAYKLHYWVERTFRIDDAVGAVAVHGYAGVVGLVISGFVLWGHPALAIEGATPITPWGQAIGAVIMFGVLGFLPMWILGAVLKGAGVLRIPREVEIAGLDYLANQAMADERREVKEAEREAAGLGRS; this comes from the coding sequence GTGGAGTCACAACTCGACGCCCTGACGGTCATCTTTACCGAGTTCTACTACTGGCTGACGATCCCGCTGATGTTCCTCATCCACATCGGCTTCTGCATGTATGAAGTGGGAGCCTCCCGCTACAAGAATCACATGCACACGCTGATGAAGAACACCATGCTGATTCCGCTTGTCACGGTGACATTCTTCTTTTTCGGCTGGTGGATTTACTTTGTCCTGCCCGGCGGCCCGGGGATCACCGGCGGCCTCGGCACCGCGCCGTGGGCCGTGCCGTGGAGTGAGCTCATGGGCCCGCATAATGGCGGACCTCCGGCCTCCGATATTGTCACCGCCGATGATACGGCCTTCTGGTCGCGCATCAATGGCGTGTTCTGGGCGGCCTTCCTGTTGTTCAGCTGGACCGCAGCGTCAATCGTCTCGGGTGCTGTTATCGAGCGTATCCGTTCTTTTGCGTTCTGGATTGCGGCGGTGCTGATCGGCAGCGTCACCTGGATCATTGATGCGGCCTGGGGTTGGCACCCGGAAGGCTGGATGGTGACGGAGCTTGGCTATCATGACGCCTACGCCTCGGGCGTAATTCACGCCATCGCCGGTGGCGCGGCCCTGGGGCTTCTGGTGCATCTCGGCCCGCGCATCGGCAAATTCAGGGCGGACGGCTCGCCGCGCAATCTGCTGCCGCACAATCCGTGGCTAGTAGCGGTCGGGCTGTTCCTGATCTATGCCGGCTTCTGGGGCTTCTATGTGGCCTGCAATGTGCCGATCATCAGCTCAGAAGATCTGGGCATTCCCGGCACCGCGTTCTTTACGGCGACCAATATCTATCTGACACCGACCACCCTCTCCGCCATCACTTTCAACTTTCTGCTGTCTCTGTCGGGCGGTCTGATCGCCGGGTACATGGTATCGCGCGGCGATGCGTTCTGGACCTACTCCGGCGGCCTGGCGGGGATTATCACCGCGTCGGCCGGCAACGACCTTTATCACCCGCTGCAGGCGTTTCTGATTGGCGCCGCCGGCACATGGGTGGCGTACAAGCTGCACTACTGGGTGGAGCGCACCTTCCGTATTGACGATGCGGTTGGCGCGGTGGCAGTCCACGGCTATGCCGGCGTTGTCGGCCTGGTCATTTCGGGCTTCGTCCTGTGGGGCCACCCGGCCCTGGCGATCGAGGGTGCCACGCCGATTACCCCGTGGGGCCAGGCGATCGGCGCCGTCATCATGTTCGGTGTCCTGGGCTTCCTGCCCATGTGGATTCTGGGCGCGGTCCTCAAGGGTGCGGGCGTTCTCCGCATCCCGCGGGAGGTGGAGATCGCGGGGCTCGACTATCTGGCCAACCAGGCCATGGCGGACGAGCGTCGTGAAGTAAAAGAAGCGGAGCGGGAAGCCGCCGGTCTCGGCCGGTCCTGA